In Dromiciops gliroides isolate mDroGli1 chromosome 5, mDroGli1.pri, whole genome shotgun sequence, the following are encoded in one genomic region:
- the LOC122729148 gene encoding LOW QUALITY PROTEIN: apolipoprotein L6-like (The sequence of the model RefSeq protein was modified relative to this genomic sequence to represent the inferred CDS: deleted 1 base in 1 codon): MMARLLDTITPKSWECKQENSCLSPVTPKNPPDSKSMKELSQRELSEDEAWERFFAASALEKEETNELFEALYGLYGDKLFDGTTGQDGVLSAEDKIFLKEFPEKKMELEERIQGLQSIADQVDKTHKKCTITNVVAGSTSVISGVMTILGLALAPVTTGGSLILSASGIGLGAVAAVTSLSSSVIEHASNLAAKERVSNPKGAKGQAAVVVLCKEASQVVSVVQKCVSIGNQVIEDINKNIRAFHLAKANPRLTTTAKNLMTTGYLSTRSARKVEKAFGGTALAMSKGCRMMSAMTAGALVLVDAITFIRDLNHLLQGAKAEVAGELREQAHELERKLEALSQAYHSLLDSIPSHSNGEGEAGDDVMASA, encoded by the exons atgatggccCGTCTTCTTGACACCATAACTCCAAAGTCCTGGGAATGCAAACAAg AGAACAGCTGCCTTTCTCCTGTCACCCCCAAGAATCCACCAGACTCCAAAAGCATGAAAGAG CTGAGCCAGAGAGAGCTCTCTGAAGATGAAGCTTGGGAGAGATTCTTTGCTGCTTCTGCTCTCGAAAA ggaggagaccaatgagCTCTTTGAGGCTCTGTATGGGTTATATGGTGACAAGCTGTTTGATGGTACCACTGGGCAAGATGGTGTTCTCTCAGCTGAGGACAAAATCTTTTTGAAAGAGTTTCCTGAGAAGAAGATGGAACTTGAGGAGCGTATCCAAGGCCTTCAGTCCATTGCAGACCAAGTTGACAAGACCCACAAGAAATGTACCATCACCAATGTGGTAGCCGGCTCCACCAGCGTCATCTCTGGTGTCATGACCATCCTGGGCTTGGCTCTTGCACCGGTTACGACAGGAGGAAGCTTGATCCTCTCAGCTTCTGGGATTGGCTTGGGGGCAGTAGCTGCGGTCACCAGCCTTTCCTCAAGTGTCATTGAACATGCCAGCAATTTGGCAGCAAAAGAGCGAGTGAGCAACCCCAAGGGAGCAAAGGGCCAAGCGGCCGTGGTGGTGTTGTGTAAGGAGGCATCCCAAGTTGTTTCTGTTGTTCAGAAGTGTGTTTCTATAGGTAACCAAGTCATAGAAGACATCAACAAGAACATTCGTGCCTTTCACTTGGCTAAAGCCAACCCCCGTTTAACTACTACTGCCAAAAATCTCATGACCACTGGGTACCTCTCAACTCGAAGTGCCCGGAAGGTGGAGAAGGCCTTCGGTGGGACGGCCCTAGCCATGTCCAAAGGCTGCAGGATGATGAGCGCCATGACAGCAGGGGCATTGGTTTTGGTAGACGCGATTACCTTCATTCGGGACCTGAACCATTTACTGCAGGGAGCAAAGGCTGAGGTGGCAGGAGAACTGAGAGAGCAGGCTCATGAGCTGGAAAGGAAACTGGAGGCACTTTCCCAGGCCTATCACAGTCTGTTGGATAGCATCCCCTCACACAGCAATGGAGAAGGGGAGGCTGGCGATGATGTGATGGCTTCAGCTTAA